The following nucleotide sequence is from Halobaculum sp. MBLA0147.
GGTGGCGCTGCTGCAACTGCGCGAGGAGGTCCGCGAGGACCAGTGGGACCCCACCTACGAGCCGTTCACGACGCCGTTCCTCCCGGGCATCGCCATCGTCGTCCCGGCGTACAACGAGGCGAGCGTGATCCGCGAGAGTGTGCAGTCACTGCTGACCGTCAACTACCCCGACAAGGAGGTGATCGTCGTCAACGACGGGTCGACGGACGACACGCTCGATCGCCTCCGAGAGTCCTACGACCTCCACCGAGTCGCCGCGGAGGTGCCGATCGACGTTCCTAGCGAGACGATCCGGGCGGTGTACCGCAGCGGCGACCGCGGCGACCTCCTCGTCGTCGACAAGGAGAACGGCGGGAAGAGCGACGCGTTGAACGCCGGACTCTGGCTGACGGACAAGGAGTTGTTCTGTGCCGTCGACGCCGACTCCGTCGTCGACAAGGACTCGCTGTTGGAGATCGTCCGCCCGTTCTTGGAGCAGCCCCGCTCGATGGTCGCCGTCGGCGGAACCGTCCGAGTCGCGAACGACTGTACGATCGAGTACGGGCAGGTGACGGAGGTGTCGCTAGACCAGGCACCGCTCGTCGCGGTGCAGGTGATGGAGTACCTGCGAGCGTTCTACTCCGGGCGGCTCGGGTTGAGCCGGCTGAAGGGGTTGATCCTCATCTCCGGCGCGTTCGGCCTGTTCCGGACGCAGGTCGTCCGCGAGATCGGCGGCTACCGCGAGGACACGATCACCGAGGACTTCGACCTGCTCGTCAGGCTCCACCGCCACCTGATGCAGGAGGACCGCGAGTACGCGGTGGAGTTCCTCCCGCAGCCGGTGATCTGGACGGAAGTGCCGGAGTCGTTGGCCGTCCTCAGTCGGCAACGGCGGCGGTGGTACCGCGGGATGGTGGAGACGCTGTGGACGAACCGCGACATGATCGGGAACCCGACGTACGGCCGGATCGGCGTGTACATCCTCCCCTTCTTCGCCCTGGCGGAGTTGCTCGGACCGCTGATCGAAGGGTTGGGGTACCTCCTGATCCCGCTGGCGGTGTACTTCGGGGCGTTGAACGTGGAGTTCTTCGTGTTGTACTTCGTCGTGACGACCGGGTTCGGCGTGTTCCTCTCGTGGTTCGGCGTCTACAGCGAGGTGACCTCCTTCCGGCGGTACGACGATCCACGCGAGATTCTCTCACTGCTGGGTGACGGTGTGCTTGAGAACTTCGGCTACAGACAGTGGAAGACGTACCTCGCGTGGCGTGGGTTGTTCGAGTACCTCCGCGGCGACTCTTCGTGGGGTGTGATGGACCGTGCCGGGTTCGACGACGGGGAGGGAGAGACCGACGACGGGGCAACGAGAGCGGCCAGAGAGACGAGCGAGACCGAGGACGGCTTCGTCTGGGCGACGCCCGTCACACCGGACGGGCGCACTGGCGACGGGGACGGGGCGGGCCTGCGTGACACGGGCAGACAACGGCACCAGACGGACGGCTTCCTCTGGGGTGCCGGTGGCGACGGCTTCCTGTGGGGCGTGAGCCGCGACGGGTTCCGGTGGGGCGCGGGTCGTGACGGCTTCCGCCGGGGTCCGATGGGAGACGACAGTCGACGAGGGTGTCTGGGTGACGAGTTCCAGTGGAGTACCGGAGGCGACGGCTTCCGGTGGGGCACCGGCGGCGAGCGGGACGCCGCCCTGTGGGCCACCGACGGGGACGGCTTCGTCTGGGCGGCTCCGCTCGCGACGGGGTTCCAGTGGGTCGTCGGCGACGGCGAGCGCGTCGTCGCCGGTCTCGTTCCACACGACAGGCCGACGGCCGCGACAGAACTCGCTGTGACGCCTGCCGACCCCACCGACGACTGGCTCTGGGGGCGTGTCTCGTCACGAGACGGGTTCGAGTGGGGACTCCGCGAGACGGCCGAGCGCGAACGGAGCGAACTCGACGACGACTGAGCAGACGCTGTGTCGGCGACTCACTCCACGTACGTCTCGACGCCGGTGAACTCGAACCGCGCACCACCGTCGACACTCTCCCCCACCGACACGTCCCAGTCGTGGGCCGCGGCGACGGTCTCGACGACGACGAGTCCGATCCCGTCGCCGTCGCCGTCGGTCGTTCCGGGCTCGAACACCCGCTCGCGCTCTGTCGGTGGGATTCCAGGGCCGTCGTCGGCCACGTAGAAGCCCGTGCCGTCGGCCGTCGGCCCGACCGTGACCGTCGCGTCGCGGCCCGCGTGTGTGACGCTGTTGGCGAACAAGTTCTCGAACACGTGCCGGAGACTCCGCGGGTCCGCCTCGACGGCGACAGACTCCCGGACGATCAGCGAGCCGGCGTCGCTCCCGGCGAGCTCCCAACACTCCTCGGCGAGTTCGGCGACGGCGACGCGTTCGGTCTCCACCGTCACGTCCTCGTGGTGGGCGAGCGCGAGGACCCCCTGTGAGATCTCCTCCATCCTGTCGAGCGCGTGCTGGAGGGTCTCGATCTCGTCGGCGACCGCGTCGCCGGCCCCCGACTCGGCGAGCCGCGACTCGACGAGGCCGAGGTACCCCTGTGCGGTGTTGAGTGGGTTCTTCAAGTCGTGACAGACGATGGCAGTGAACGCCTCCAGGCGACCGTTCCGGCGGCGGAGTCGCTCGCGCTGGTCGCGCAGTTCCGTCACGTCGCGTGCCACGAGCACCGCCGTGTCGCGGCCGTCGAACTGGAGCGGGCTCACCACCGCCTCAAAGTACCGCTCGTCGCCGAACGTCGTCATCGGGTACTCGACGGAGACGCTGTCCCACTCGTCGATCGCCCGCTCGACGGCGTCGCGGATCGCCGTCGCGGCCGTCTCCGCCAACACGTCGTCGACGCGTTCGCCGACCAAGTTCTCGCGACTCGCCTCGCCGATGTCTCGGCGCCCGAGCAACACGTCGACGTACCGGCCCTTGCGGTCGTAGAGGAACGCGTAGTCTGGGAACGCGCGGTCGAGGGCGTCCAGCACGGCCGACCGATCCGGTCGCTCGTCGCCGCCGTCTCTCTCCGGCACAGTCGTCGCGACCCACGAGCGGTCTGGCTCGGTAGGAGAGTCGCGGCCCGGGTCGTCCGGTGTCGGGTCCACGCCGGTCGTCGGATCGACACCGCTCGTCCTCTCCGCCGGGAGCGGTCCGGCGTCGGCGACGAGCCGGTGCAGTGCCGCCCCGGCGAGACTCGCGAGTTCTCCGAGGTGGGTCTCGAACCGCTCACCGGGGGTCGTGGCGTTCCGGAACGGACAGACCACGACCTCTCCGAACCCCGTCGGTGCGGCACAGTACGCGGCGGCGCCGTCGAACGGTACCCGTTCGGTCACGGTCTGTGTGACACCGAGTTCGGCGACACTCTGGACGGTCCTCGCCGCGGCACCGAGTCTCCCCAGCCCGTGTCGGCGACGGAACACATCGGTCCGGTGACACGGCGTCTCCGACCCGTCGTCGACACGGTACACGGCGACGGCCTCGTGACCGAGGTGCTCGGCGACCGACGCCGTCGTCGCACGTCTGATCGCCGTCGGACTCTCGGCGTCGAACAACGCGGCCGCCTCGCGGTGGAGGGCGACGTACTCGCGTTCGAGTCGACTCGTCGTGTCCTCCGTCTCGTGGCGGGGGTCGGGGACCATCTCCTCGTGTGCGCCTCCGCCGGGCCGTGGTATCAATCTGACTACGAACGGTACTGTGAGAACAATTGACGCGAACCGAACTCCGACGAGCGCTCGCTGGTGGAGAACGTTTCCTCGGGAGCGGTCCGTGTCTCTTCAGAACTTGTCCGTCGTGTCGACGCTCACCTCGGTGAACTCGACGTGTGGGGGCCGCGAGAGCGCGAAGACGACGATCTCGGCGATGTCCTCGGGCTCCATCGCCCGCCCGTCCCAGTGTGCCCAGTCGTTGAGTTCCGTGGAGACGGCACCGGGCATCAGCGTCGTCACCCGCACGTCGTCGTCGGCCACCTCCTTCCGGAGCGAGCGGCAGAACCCGTTGACCCCGAACTTCGAGGCGGTGTAGGCGCTCCCGCCCTCCTGCGGGTAGCGTGCACTGAGCGAGGAGACGGTGAGCACGTCACCCTCTGCCTCGCGGATCGCCGACAGCGTCGCCTCGGTGACGGTCGCGACACCCTCCAAGTTCACGCGGATCGTCTCGCGCATCTCGTCCAGGTGCCCCTCGCCGACCGGCCCACCGCGGGCGATCCCGGCGTTGTTCACCAGCACGTCGATCCGACCGAACGAGTCCAGGGTCTGCTCGACCGCCGAGTCGACCGCCTCGGGATCCGTCACGTCCGTCGGGACCGCTAGCGTCTCCCCGTCGATCTCGGCGGCCACCTCTCGGAGCCGCTCCTCGCGGCGTGCGAGGAGGACCACGGAGCAGCCCTCTCGCCCCAGTGCTCGAGCCGTCGCCGCGCCGATGCCAGAGGAGGCACCGGTCACGACCGCGACTGCGTCGTCCAGTGTCACAGACTCGTTGGAACCGGCACGGGACTTGTCCCTTCCGCCTCCGTGGGTGCCGGTGACACGATCGGCGCCCGCTCGCAGTATTCGACGGGAGTTCGTCCACGGTTGACGCACCACGAAGAGACGTTGGTGGCCTCGAATACTTCGTTCCGGGTTAGACAATCTTATGAGGGAAAGCGAGCAAGTACGGTCACATGAGTAGCTCCAACCGCGAGTGGTTCCCGGAACGACTGAACTTGGACGTGCTCGACCGCAACGCCCGGTCGGTCGACCCGATGAGCGAGGCGTTCGACTACGGCGAGGCGTTCGAGTCGCTGGATCTCGACGAGGTGAAGGCGGACATCGAAGACGTGATGACGACCTCCCAGGACTGGTGGCCGGCCGACTACGGCCACTACGGGCCGCTGTTCATCCGGATGGCCTGGCACAGCGCCGGCACCTACCGGACGAGCGACGGCCGTGGCGGCGCCGGCTCCGGCCAACAGCGGTTCGCCCCGCTGAACAGTTGGCCGGACAACGCGAACCTCGACAAGGCGCGGCGACTCCTCCAGCCGGTCAAACAGAAGTACGGCCGTAAGCTCTCGTGGGCGGACCTGATGATCCTCGCGGGCAACGTCGCCTTGGAGTCGATGGGCGCGCGGACGGTCGGGTTCGCCGGCGGGCGCGAAGACGCCTTCGAGCCGGAACCCGTCGACTGGGGACCGGAGGCGGAACTGGAGACCCAAGACCGGTTCGAGGAACCGGGTGAGATCAAAGATGGCCTCGGTGCGTCGGTGATGGGCCTGATCTACGTGAACCCGGAGGGGCCGGACGGCCAGCCCGATCCCGAGCAGTCGGCGAAGAACATCCGTCAGACGTTCTCGCGGATGGCGATGAACGACAAGGAGACGGCCGCGCTGATCGCGGGCGGCCACACCTTCGGGAAGGTCCACGGCGCCGACGATCCCGAGGAGAACCTCGGCGTCCCGCCGGAGGAGGCACCCATCGAGGCGCAGGGCCTCGGCTGGGAGAACGACCACGGTACCGGAAAGGGAGCAGACACCATCACCAGCGGGATCGAGGGCCCGTGGACCCAGTCGCCGACGGAGTGGGACATGGGGTACGTCGACAACCTGCTGGAGTACGAGTGGGAACCCGAGAAGGGCCCCGGCGGCGCCTGGCAGTGGACCCCGAAGTCCGAGGAACTGGAAGACTCCGTCCCGGACGCCCACGAGGAGGGTGAGTCCGTCACGCCGATGATGCTGACGACGGACATCGCGCTCAAGCGGGACCCGGACTACCGCGAGGTGATGGAGGAGTTCCAGGATAGCATGATGGAGTTCGGGATGGCGTTCGCTCGCGCCTGGTACAAACTCACCCACCGCGACATGGGTCCGCCGGAGCGGTTCCTGGGCGAGGAGGTGCCCGACGAGGAGATGATCTGGCAGGACCCGCTGCCGGAGCCGACGTACGAGCCGATCTCGGACGCGCAGGCAGCCGAGCTGAAGGCGGCCATCCTCGACACGGACCTCACCGTCCCACAGTTGGTGAAGACGGCGTGGGCCTCGGCGTCCACGTACCGCGACAGCGACAAGCGCGGCGGCGCCAACGGTGCTCGCGTCCGGCTCGCCCCCCAGAAGGACTGGGAGGTCAACGAGCCAGAGGAACTGTCGACGGTGCTGGAGACGCTCGACGACGTGCGCTTCGAGTTCAACACGGACGCCGAGGGAGACACCGGCGTCTCGCTGGCGGACACGATCGTCCTCGGCGGGCACGCGGCCGTCGAGCGCGCCGCCGAGCGCGCCGGCTACGACGTGACGGTGCCGTTCGAGCCCGGTCGTGTCGACGCCTCGGCCGACCAGACGGACACAGAGTCCTTCGAGGCGCTGAAGCCCGCCTCGGACGGGTTCCGCAACTACCTGCCCGAAGACGCCGATCGGACCGCCGAGGAGTTGTTGGTCGACGACGCGGAACTGTTGAACCTGACGCCCCAGGAGATGACGGCGCTGGTCGGCGGGATGCGCGCACTCGGAGCCACGTACCAGAACACGGACGTGGGCGTGTTCACGGACGAGCCCGGTGCGCTCACCAACGACTTCTTCGCGGAACTGATCGGGATGGACACCCGGTGGGAGCCGGTCACGGAGGAGCGGCAGTTGTTCGAGGGGTACGACCGCGAGACCGGCGAACTCCGCTGGGAGGCGACGCGGTTCGACCTGATCTTCGGCTCGAACTCGCGGCTGCGTGCCATCGCAGAGGTGTACGGCGCCGACGACGGCGAGGAGAAACTCGTCGAGGACTTCGTCGACGCCTGGCAGAAGGTCACGACGCTGGACCGCTTCGACTTGGAGTGACTCGGACTCCGGTGTGAGGTGACACCGGCTGCCCGTCGTCACCTCGGCGCCACGACTCACGCTCGATCCTGTCTGTCTGCTGCGACAACACTTCTATACTCTTCCGGTGTAGTCGGTTCATGGAAGCCAGGAAGACGGTGGAGGGGAGAGGCTGGACGGCACCGAGCACCCGGACGGCAGTCTACGCGCTGTTCGGAGGGATCGTGGGAGTCGTCGCATTCCACGGTGCGATCGGACAACTCCCGTGGATCGGAGTCGGCGTCGCCGCCGTAGTGCTGCTCCGACAGGGTGACACAGAACCCTCAGAGCGGAGTCGGGCGCGGGCGCTGCTCGTACGACTACGGAACTGGCGACTCGCGGGACCCGCCGCGACGGCTGCGGTGTTCGTCGGGGCGCTCGTCGTCGGTGGCGTCGCCGCGAGCGGGGGCACGGCGTGGCTCCCAGTCGCGGTCTCGTGTGCCGTCGTCGCCACCAGCCTCGACGACTGACGACCGTCGTGACGGCACACTCACCGTCCACGGACGAGAGTGCGTTCGAACTCGATCACCAGCTGATGTCGACCGCGAACCCCTCGTCCGACCGCAGATCTGCGTCGTCGATCTCGTGTGTCGTCAACGACACGTCTCCGTCCGAGAACTCTTGAGCGAGTCCCTCGAACACGCCTTTCGCCAGCGGGTACGGGTATGGGTAGTCGGGAGAACAGCTCATGCGGTACTGTGTGGCGTCGACCTTCTCGACGGCGTACGACCCCCAGTCGGACTGGCTGCCGTCCTTGTGGGCGAGTTGGTGCGACTCGTCGAGGTTCTTGAGCGCACCGGCGATTGTATCGACGTGGTCGGGGACATCGTTGCGCGCCGCCATCTCTCTGCCACCCTCGGTGAGTGTCATCTCACCGACCTCAGACTCCACCTCCGCAAGCGCGTCCGTGAACGCACCTATGTCCACCCAGTCGGCGTCTTCGACGTTCTCAACGCCGTGTTTCGAAAGAATCTCGTGTGTCTTCCGTTCGTAGACCGCGGAGACTGCCCCTGCACTCGTGACGAACGCCTCAACGTACTTCGTTGCCACCTTCGCTCGGGCCATGATTGATATCACGGTGTCTAGGGGTATAATAGCTTCCCAGGTCTGAAGATAGCTTGAATATCTGTGGCCGAGGATTGAGTCTATCGACAGGGTGTCGAGACCCCATCGCCCCCGACGACCGGTGTGATCGACAGGGGTCTCACTCGTCGCCGGGTACGCCACCGTCGAGGTGATCGAACGCCAGCCGTAGTGCCGCGTCGGCTGTCGGCTCGGCGGCGAAGCGGTCGCCGGTCAGCTCCCGCGTCGGCTGCAGTGTGTCTGGGGCGTCGCGGCCGTACCACCAGTACATCGACCCGGCGAGGCGCACGTCGAGTCCAGTGTGCGGGAGCGAGCGAACCACCGGCTCGCCGAAAGAGGTGGGTGCCTGTCCCGACGGGACACCGACCACTTCGGCACCGAGCGCGGTGAGTTGTGCGGCGGCGCCGAAGGCGGAGCTCATGGTCCTGGCGGTGGTGACGACGATCAGTCGCTCCGGTCTGTAAACCCCCGTCTCGTCGACGCGGTCGAGGAACGCGGTGGCGGTCGGCGACCGGCTCAGCCGCGCGCGGACGATCTCGACCGGATCGACCGCCGTCGTCTCTCCGTCGGTCACCCCCGTGAAGTCGTACTCCGTCGGCGCCGCGACCCTGCGGTCGTCGTCCGCACTCTCGGCGTCTGCGCCACCGTCGTTCTCTTCGCCGTCTGCGTCGTCGGCGTCGGCGCCCCCGCCGTCTTCGGCGACGCCGTCCCCGTACCGCTCGCGGTACGGGGCGCTGCGGCGTCTGACGAGTTCGACCCGTTCGACGGACCGAGCGAGTCCCTTGCGACCGGCCAGCGTGTACGCCAGGTGGAAGACGAACTGCGAGTCGCCACCCGGGTTGTCGCGGAGGTCGACGACCAGCGCCTCCGTCTCGGCCGCCGCCATCCGCTCGGCGAGTTCCTCGACGGCAGCGGTCGAGGCGGGCAGCGCCGCGATGGCGCTCTCCGTCTCCGGTGGGGGATCACCGCCCACCTGTCGCTCGTAGGCGCGTTCGACCTGCGAGGCTGCGGCGTCCGGGGCTGCGGCGTACTTCGCCTCCAGACTCTCCCGGTAGTCGGAGAGGTTCCCCGGGTTGAACAGCGCCACGGCCCCGTCGTGGAACGACCGGTAGTCGGGACCGCTGCCGCTCGGCGTCG
It contains:
- a CDS encoding S41 family peptidase, producing MPSGPEQTAGGGAVYTRPELREDLGELVRLVEQIHPEPYAGYDGRVALHAAVDRTARRLPETATREAFYRLVAPLVAGLDDAHSLVLPPDDVGGDEGDHGDNSGNSPANDSETAGGSSVATDRRLPLSLRVVDGDLFVTAVSDDGLDDWLGCRVPSVCGRPASDLADRAASFYGTENATGRLDRLAGLVEAYDPLARLLDRSEPPERPTVAVVDGGSEQRRELSPVAAETEPVAELPTTVPTPSGSGPDYRSFHDGAVALFNPGNLSDYRESLEAKYAAAPDAAASQVERAYERQVGGDPPPETESAIAALPASTAAVEELAERMAAAETEALVVDLRDNPGGDSQFVFHLAYTLAGRKGLARSVERVELVRRRSAPYRERYGDGVAEDGGGADADDADGEENDGGADAESADDDRRVAAPTEYDFTGVTDGETTAVDPVEIVRARLSRSPTATAFLDRVDETGVYRPERLIVVTTARTMSSAFGAAAQLTALGAEVVGVPSGQAPTSFGEPVVRSLPHTGLDVRLAGSMYWWYGRDAPDTLQPTRELTGDRFAAEPTADAALRLAFDHLDGGVPGDE
- a CDS encoding sensor histidine kinase; protein product: MVPDPRHETEDTTSRLEREYVALHREAAALFDAESPTAIRRATTASVAEHLGHEAVAVYRVDDGSETPCHRTDVFRRRHGLGRLGAAARTVQSVAELGVTQTVTERVPFDGAAAYCAAPTGFGEVVVCPFRNATTPGERFETHLGELASLAGAALHRLVADAGPLPAERTSGVDPTTGVDPTPDDPGRDSPTEPDRSWVATTVPERDGGDERPDRSAVLDALDRAFPDYAFLYDRKGRYVDVLLGRRDIGEASRENLVGERVDDVLAETAATAIRDAVERAIDEWDSVSVEYPMTTFGDERYFEAVVSPLQFDGRDTAVLVARDVTELRDQRERLRRRNGRLEAFTAIVCHDLKNPLNTAQGYLGLVESRLAESGAGDAVADEIETLQHALDRMEEISQGVLALAHHEDVTVETERVAVAELAEECWELAGSDAGSLIVRESVAVEADPRSLRHVFENLFANSVTHAGRDATVTVGPTADGTGFYVADDGPGIPPTERERVFEPGTTDGDGDGIGLVVVETVAAAHDWDVSVGESVDGGARFEFTGVETYVE
- a CDS encoding SDR family oxidoreductase, whose product is MTLDDAVAVVTGASSGIGAATARALGREGCSVVLLARREERLREVAAEIDGETLAVPTDVTDPEAVDSAVEQTLDSFGRIDVLVNNAGIARGGPVGEGHLDEMRETIRVNLEGVATVTEATLSAIREAEGDVLTVSSLSARYPQEGGSAYTASKFGVNGFCRSLRKEVADDDVRVTTLMPGAVSTELNDWAHWDGRAMEPEDIAEIVVFALSRPPHVEFTEVSVDTTDKF
- a CDS encoding glycosyltransferase, with translation MTPEAAFTQLLAVTGVVIFGYYLLVNGNYLFVHVVALLQLREEVREDQWDPTYEPFTTPFLPGIAIVVPAYNEASVIRESVQSLLTVNYPDKEVIVVNDGSTDDTLDRLRESYDLHRVAAEVPIDVPSETIRAVYRSGDRGDLLVVDKENGGKSDALNAGLWLTDKELFCAVDADSVVDKDSLLEIVRPFLEQPRSMVAVGGTVRVANDCTIEYGQVTEVSLDQAPLVAVQVMEYLRAFYSGRLGLSRLKGLILISGAFGLFRTQVVREIGGYREDTITEDFDLLVRLHRHLMQEDREYAVEFLPQPVIWTEVPESLAVLSRQRRRWYRGMVETLWTNRDMIGNPTYGRIGVYILPFFALAELLGPLIEGLGYLLIPLAVYFGALNVEFFVLYFVVTTGFGVFLSWFGVYSEVTSFRRYDDPREILSLLGDGVLENFGYRQWKTYLAWRGLFEYLRGDSSWGVMDRAGFDDGEGETDDGATRAARETSETEDGFVWATPVTPDGRTGDGDGAGLRDTGRQRHQTDGFLWGAGGDGFLWGVSRDGFRWGAGRDGFRRGPMGDDSRRGCLGDEFQWSTGGDGFRWGTGGERDAALWATDGDGFVWAAPLATGFQWVVGDGERVVAGLVPHDRPTAATELAVTPADPTDDWLWGRVSSRDGFEWGLRETAERERSELDDD
- the katG gene encoding catalase/peroxidase HPI — its product is MSSSNREWFPERLNLDVLDRNARSVDPMSEAFDYGEAFESLDLDEVKADIEDVMTTSQDWWPADYGHYGPLFIRMAWHSAGTYRTSDGRGGAGSGQQRFAPLNSWPDNANLDKARRLLQPVKQKYGRKLSWADLMILAGNVALESMGARTVGFAGGREDAFEPEPVDWGPEAELETQDRFEEPGEIKDGLGASVMGLIYVNPEGPDGQPDPEQSAKNIRQTFSRMAMNDKETAALIAGGHTFGKVHGADDPEENLGVPPEEAPIEAQGLGWENDHGTGKGADTITSGIEGPWTQSPTEWDMGYVDNLLEYEWEPEKGPGGAWQWTPKSEELEDSVPDAHEEGESVTPMMLTTDIALKRDPDYREVMEEFQDSMMEFGMAFARAWYKLTHRDMGPPERFLGEEVPDEEMIWQDPLPEPTYEPISDAQAAELKAAILDTDLTVPQLVKTAWASASTYRDSDKRGGANGARVRLAPQKDWEVNEPEELSTVLETLDDVRFEFNTDAEGDTGVSLADTIVLGGHAAVERAAERAGYDVTVPFEPGRVDASADQTDTESFEALKPASDGFRNYLPEDADRTAEELLVDDAELLNLTPQEMTALVGGMRALGATYQNTDVGVFTDEPGALTNDFFAELIGMDTRWEPVTEERQLFEGYDRETGELRWEATRFDLIFGSNSRLRAIAEVYGADDGEEKLVEDFVDAWQKVTTLDRFDLE